The following coding sequences are from one Luteimonas sp. S4-F44 window:
- a CDS encoding Crp/Fnr family transcriptional regulator, translated as MDTKLRARGVSDPTSSGARHPVSGAPRRASHSGCEACLSRHLAVCAALPASETHALEAAAGEVVLPAGATLVHEGGPRRDVYTVTRGMLRRVRLLPDGRRLVAGFLMEGDFIGFSSAAHYKHTIEAITECVLCVFPMQNMRRLCERYPELEAGMLAQACTELDATRASLMLLGRLGPSERLAGFLVDMAERQQRRGGRVDRVDLPMTRADIADHLGLTIETVSRSFTKLRQTGALAFDDPRRIDLVDLATLRTTAGLS; from the coding sequence ATGGATACCAAGCTGCGCGCGCGCGGAGTCTCCGATCCCACCTCCTCTGGCGCCCGCCATCCGGTGTCGGGCGCGCCCCGACGTGCCTCCCACTCGGGCTGCGAAGCCTGCCTGAGCCGGCATCTGGCGGTCTGCGCCGCACTGCCGGCCTCCGAGACCCATGCCCTGGAGGCCGCAGCCGGCGAGGTTGTGCTGCCGGCCGGCGCCACGCTGGTCCACGAGGGCGGTCCGCGTCGGGACGTCTACACCGTGACCCGCGGCATGCTGCGTCGGGTGCGGCTGCTGCCCGATGGCCGCCGGCTGGTCGCCGGGTTCCTGATGGAAGGCGATTTCATCGGCTTCAGCAGCGCCGCGCACTACAAGCACACGATCGAGGCGATCACCGAGTGCGTGCTGTGCGTGTTCCCGATGCAGAACATGCGCCGGCTGTGCGAGCGCTATCCCGAGCTCGAGGCCGGCATGCTCGCGCAGGCCTGCACCGAGCTCGATGCCACCCGCGCCAGCCTGATGCTGTTGGGCCGGTTGGGCCCGAGCGAACGGCTGGCAGGCTTCCTGGTCGACATGGCCGAGCGCCAGCAGCGCCGCGGCGGCCGCGTCGATCGCGTCGATCTGCCGATGACCCGCGCCGACATCGCCGACCACCTCGGTCTGACGATCGAAACCGTCAGCCGCAGCTTCACCAAGCTGCGCCAGACCGGCGCGCTTGCCTTCGACGATCCGCGCCGCATCGATCTGGTCGACCTGGCGACGCTGCGCACCACCGCCGGGCTGTCATAG
- the bfr gene encoding bacterioferritin yields the protein MKGHPEVVDYLKFLLRGELAARDQYFIHSRRYEDLGLHHLYARINHEMEEETQHADALLRRILFLEGDPDMRPEAFEPGRTVEEMLRKDLALEYAVRDHLAQGIALCERHGDFVSRQVLVTQLSDTEEDHTYWLEKQLRLIEMIGLQNYQQSRMGEAEGTHAGVG from the coding sequence ATGAAAGGCCATCCCGAAGTCGTCGACTACCTGAAGTTCCTGTTGCGCGGTGAACTCGCCGCACGCGACCAGTACTTCATCCATTCGCGCCGCTACGAGGACCTGGGCCTGCACCACCTCTACGCGCGGATCAACCACGAGATGGAGGAGGAGACCCAGCATGCCGATGCGCTGCTGCGTCGCATCCTGTTCCTGGAGGGCGATCCGGACATGCGCCCCGAGGCGTTCGAGCCCGGTCGTACGGTCGAGGAGATGCTGCGCAAGGACCTGGCGCTCGAGTACGCCGTACGCGACCACCTCGCTCAGGGTATCGCCCTGTGTGAGCGTCATGGCGACTTCGTCAGCCGTCAGGTGCTGGTGACCCAGCTCTCGGACACCGAGGAAGACCATACCTACTGGCTGGAGAAGCAGCTGCGCCTGATCGAGATGATCGGCCTGCAGAACTACCAGCAAAGCCGGATGGGCGAAGCGGAAGGCACGCACGCCGGCGTGGGCTAA
- a CDS encoding penicillin acylase family protein, giving the protein MRNRWRAWSLRALLALAVVALAIVAMLWWQLRGSLPDLAGTRTLPGLEAPATIQRDALGTVTITADSETDAMRALGWVHAQERYFEMDLMRRLPAGELSALFGERALDTDRRHRLHRMRARVDATLAEVAGARMPQLRAYAEGANAGLAALRARPWPYLLLRQPPAPWTPADSALVGFSMYFDLQDAGNARELTMHRLGPRLPPALLALVAHDGSRWDAPLEGAARGDATLPDADAVDLRRLDVTDAGDVGGPPAAMAWEAPSPPLAPAAADLGWGSNNFAVGGALTTDGRALVADDMHLGLRAPNLWFRARLRYPDARAPGGRVDITGFTLPGLPAVIVGSNGHIAWGFTNSYIDTLDWQRIVPCDAAAAQAPGCTPLRRHTETIAVAGRAAEVLTVDDSDWGPVVHREVDGGALALRWTAHLPSALNFGLADFAHARDLDDALAIADRTATPTQNLVIGDLHGAVAWRLLGPVPVRAPGCNGRTVSHSPRAGAMSGDAGNVCAPWPIATDASPIVRTPDAMRLWTANSRVVDGADFARLGDGGAALGIRAWQIRQGLDARVRFGERDLLAIQLDDRALLLTQWQGLLVRAADAAGTDATALRALADAAADWRGRAAVDSVAYRIVRAWRLAVHARIADGLLAPARTTAGDAIAWPDPPNFEGVVWPLVSQRPEHLLPRRFACTPQTQQGRCAPVADGWTALLEDAAREVRDTLQAEGALAQRTWGEHNTAAICHPLAAAIPFVGRRALCMPAQPLPGDGTVPRVQAPAFGASQRMVVAPGHEADGIAHMPGGQSGHPLSPFWGAGHDDWVQGRASPFLPGTATHVLQLQPAHRAAPTDSARRD; this is encoded by the coding sequence ATGCGCAATCGGTGGCGCGCTTGGAGCCTGCGGGCACTGCTCGCACTGGCGGTTGTCGCGCTGGCGATCGTCGCGATGCTGTGGTGGCAACTGCGCGGCAGCCTGCCGGACCTGGCGGGCACGCGGACGCTGCCGGGGCTCGAGGCGCCGGCGACGATCCAGCGCGACGCCTTGGGGACGGTGACGATCACCGCCGACAGCGAAACCGATGCGATGCGCGCGCTGGGCTGGGTGCATGCCCAGGAGCGCTATTTCGAGATGGATCTGATGCGGCGCCTGCCCGCAGGCGAGCTCTCGGCGCTGTTCGGCGAGCGGGCGCTCGATACCGATCGCCGCCATCGCCTGCACCGCATGCGCGCCCGCGTCGATGCCACGCTGGCCGAGGTCGCCGGCGCGCGCATGCCGCAGCTGCGCGCCTACGCCGAGGGCGCGAACGCCGGGCTCGCCGCGTTGCGGGCCCGGCCCTGGCCGTATCTACTGCTGCGCCAGCCGCCGGCGCCGTGGACGCCGGCCGACTCGGCCCTGGTCGGCTTCTCGATGTACTTCGACCTGCAGGACGCCGGCAATGCTCGCGAACTGACGATGCACCGGCTGGGCCCGCGCCTGCCGCCGGCGCTGCTTGCACTGGTGGCCCACGACGGCAGCCGCTGGGATGCCCCGCTCGAGGGCGCAGCGCGCGGCGATGCGACCTTGCCGGATGCCGACGCAGTGGACCTGCGCCGCTTGGATGTGACGGACGCGGGCGACGTCGGTGGGCCGCCCGCGGCGATGGCTTGGGAGGCCCCCTCTCCACCGCTTGCGCCTGCGGCGGCCGATCTTGGTTGGGGGAGCAACAACTTCGCGGTCGGCGGCGCACTGACCACCGACGGCCGCGCCTTGGTCGCCGACGACATGCATCTGGGTCTGCGCGCGCCCAACCTCTGGTTCCGTGCGCGCTTGCGCTATCCCGATGCCCGCGCGCCGGGCGGCCGCGTCGACATCACCGGGTTCACGCTGCCGGGCCTGCCTGCCGTCATCGTCGGCAGCAACGGACATATCGCCTGGGGCTTCACCAACAGCTACATCGATACGCTGGATTGGCAACGCATCGTGCCCTGCGACGCGGCCGCCGCGCAGGCGCCCGGCTGCACGCCGCTGCGACGCCACACCGAGACCATCGCCGTCGCCGGGCGCGCGGCGGAGGTGCTGACCGTGGACGACAGCGATTGGGGACCGGTCGTCCATCGCGAAGTCGACGGCGGCGCGCTGGCGCTGCGCTGGACCGCACACCTGCCAAGTGCACTGAACTTCGGGCTGGCGGACTTCGCCCACGCCCGCGACCTCGACGACGCGCTCGCGATCGCCGACCGCACCGCGACCCCGACCCAGAACCTGGTGATCGGCGACCTGCACGGCGCGGTCGCCTGGCGCCTGCTCGGGCCGGTCCCGGTGCGTGCGCCCGGCTGCAACGGGCGCACCGTCTCGCATTCACCCCGGGCTGGCGCCATGTCAGGCGATGCCGGCAACGTTTGCGCACCATGGCCGATCGCCACAGACGCCTCGCCGATCGTGCGCACGCCCGACGCGATGCGGCTGTGGACCGCGAACAGCCGCGTCGTCGATGGCGCGGACTTCGCCCGGCTCGGCGATGGCGGTGCGGCGCTGGGCATCCGCGCCTGGCAGATCCGCCAGGGACTCGATGCCCGCGTGCGCTTCGGCGAACGCGACCTGCTCGCGATCCAGCTCGACGACCGCGCGCTGCTGCTGACGCAATGGCAGGGTCTGCTCGTCCGAGCGGCCGACGCGGCCGGTACCGACGCCACCGCCCTGCGCGCGCTCGCCGATGCCGCCGCCGACTGGCGCGGCCGCGCCGCGGTCGATTCGGTCGCCTACCGCATCGTCCGCGCATGGCGGCTGGCGGTGCATGCGCGCATCGCCGACGGCCTGCTCGCACCCGCACGCACAACGGCCGGCGACGCGATCGCCTGGCCGGACCCGCCGAACTTCGAAGGCGTGGTCTGGCCGCTGGTGAGCCAGCGCCCCGAGCACCTGCTGCCGCGCCGCTTCGCCTGCACCCCGCAGACCCAGCAGGGGCGCTGCGCGCCGGTCGCCGACGGCTGGACCGCGTTGCTCGAAGACGCTGCGCGCGAGGTCCGCGACACGCTGCAGGCTGAGGGGGCCTTGGCGCAACGGACCTGGGGCGAGCACAACACCGCGGCGATCTGCCACCCGCTCGCGGCCGCGATCCCGTTCGTCGGCCGGCGCGCCCTGTGTATGCCGGCGCAGCCGCTGCCCGGCGACGGCACCGTGCCGCGCGTGCAGGCCCCGGCGTTCGGCGCCTCGCAGCGCATGGTGGTCGCGCCCGGGCATGAAGCCGACGGTATCGCGCACATGCCCGGCGGCCAGAGCGGCCATCCCCTGTCACCGTTCTGGGGCGCCGGTCACGACGATTGGGTGCAGGGCCGCGCCTCGCCGTTCCTGCCGGGCACGGCCACACACGTGCTGCAGTTGCAGCCCGCACACCGCGCGGCGCCCACCGACTCGGCGCGCCGCGACTAG
- a CDS encoding thiopurine S-methyltransferase: MQPEFWHERWRTQRIGFHRDAPLPLLVAHWPTLRVPADARVFVPLCGKSLDMVWLAEQGHRVLGVELSELAVRAFFDGLGLTPQIHDTAAGRHYTAGPFELIVGDAFALDAAVLADCTAVYDRAALIALPPDLRATYAATAWRRLPAGCRGLLVTLVYPQHEKAGPPFSVDADEVHALLDADWHMDLVEHRDILASEPGFGTTALSTAVWQVARRD; encoded by the coding sequence ATGCAACCCGAGTTCTGGCACGAGCGCTGGCGCACGCAGCGCATCGGTTTCCACCGCGACGCGCCACTGCCGCTGCTGGTCGCGCACTGGCCGACCCTGCGCGTGCCGGCCGATGCCCGCGTCTTCGTGCCGCTGTGCGGCAAGTCGCTGGACATGGTGTGGCTGGCCGAACAAGGCCACCGCGTGCTCGGGGTCGAGCTGTCGGAACTGGCCGTCCGTGCGTTCTTCGACGGCCTCGGGCTGACGCCGCAGATCCACGACACCGCGGCCGGCCGGCACTACACCGCCGGCCCGTTCGAGCTGATCGTCGGCGATGCCTTCGCACTCGATGCGGCGGTCCTGGCCGATTGCACGGCGGTCTACGATCGGGCGGCGCTGATCGCGCTGCCACCGGACCTGCGTGCGACCTACGCCGCGACCGCGTGGCGCCGGTTGCCGGCCGGCTGCCGCGGACTGCTGGTCACGCTGGTGTATCCACAGCACGAGAAGGCCGGGCCGCCGTTCTCGGTGGACGCCGACGAGGTCCATGCGCTGCTCGATGCCGATTGGCACATGGATCTTGTCGAGCACCGCGACATCCTCGCCAGCGAGCCGGGTTTCGGCACGACCGCGCTGTCGACCGCGGTCTGGCAGGTCGCGCGCCGCGACTGA
- a CDS encoding Hsp70 family protein, with the protein MKIGIDFGTSYSAAAARIGDRLEHIRFGGQAQFRTAVYFPRTVPDVADFALTDAMEAQVAEIVRDLKAAQTRAGTAARSEAQLRGDAVRIVRRQWMEQQMRDAETSVADLQDAVFGEEAIERYLEDGTGNLVQSPKSMLGFNLHPRARATIAGIAAHILEHIRLTASRQLGTVVREATLGRPVRFRSSMGEAGGAQALAILREAAGIAGFDTVHFLEEPAAAALHHHAISPQRQTTLVVDVGGGTTDIALASIGGRDAPQVHRAWGIANGGTDVDIALSLARAMPLFGKGITRTPVHHFVEAATVQDLPRQREFHRHDYRDVVAPYGARLQALQDEGGTTRLYRGIEAMKVRLSDDATAMQPLDFIEHGLRVDAERADLETAAARFLDQIGGLLDAVRADLPQPPDSLFLTGGMSGAPYVQAAARARFPQARVVRGDPSLGVVSGLAEHAYNAPAAAD; encoded by the coding sequence ATGAAGATCGGTATCGACTTCGGCACCAGCTATTCGGCCGCCGCCGCGCGCATCGGCGACCGCCTCGAACACATCCGCTTCGGTGGGCAGGCGCAGTTCCGCACCGCGGTGTACTTCCCGCGCACCGTGCCCGACGTGGCCGACTTCGCCCTGACCGACGCGATGGAGGCGCAGGTCGCCGAGATCGTGCGCGACCTCAAAGCTGCGCAGACCCGCGCCGGCACCGCGGCACGCAGCGAGGCGCAGCTGCGTGGCGACGCGGTGCGCATCGTGCGCCGGCAATGGATGGAGCAGCAGATGCGCGATGCCGAGACCTCGGTCGCCGACCTGCAGGACGCGGTGTTCGGCGAGGAGGCGATCGAACGCTACCTCGAGGACGGCACCGGCAACCTGGTGCAATCGCCCAAGTCGATGCTGGGTTTCAATCTGCATCCGCGTGCCCGCGCCACCATCGCCGGGATCGCCGCGCACATCCTCGAGCACATCCGGCTCACCGCGAGCCGTCAGCTGGGCACCGTGGTGCGCGAGGCCACACTGGGCCGCCCGGTGCGCTTCCGCAGCTCGATGGGCGAGGCCGGCGGCGCGCAGGCGCTGGCGATCCTGCGCGAGGCCGCGGGCATCGCCGGTTTCGACACCGTGCACTTTCTCGAAGAACCGGCTGCGGCCGCGCTGCACCACCACGCGATCAGCCCGCAGCGCCAGACCACCCTGGTCGTCGACGTCGGCGGCGGCACCACCGACATCGCGCTGGCGAGCATCGGGGGCCGCGATGCGCCGCAGGTGCACCGCGCCTGGGGCATCGCCAATGGCGGCACCGATGTCGACATCGCGCTGAGCCTGGCCCGCGCGATGCCGCTGTTCGGCAAGGGCATCACGCGCACGCCGGTCCACCACTTCGTCGAGGCCGCCACCGTGCAGGACCTGCCGCGCCAACGCGAGTTCCACCGCCACGACTACCGCGACGTCGTGGCGCCGTACGGCGCGCGTCTTCAGGCGCTGCAGGACGAGGGCGGCACCACCCGGCTCTACCGCGGGATCGAGGCGATGAAGGTCCGGCTCAGCGACGACGCCACGGCGATGCAGCCGCTCGACTTCATCGAGCACGGCCTGCGCGTGGACGCCGAGCGCGCCGATCTCGAGACGGCCGCCGCGCGCTTCCTCGACCAGATCGGTGGATTGCTCGATGCGGTCCGCGCCGACCTGCCGCAGCCGCCCGACAGCCTGTTCCTGACCGGCGGCATGTCCGGCGCACCGTACGTGCAGGCCGCCGCGCGGGCGCGGTTCCCGCAAGCCCGGGTCGTCCGCGGCGACCCGTCGCTGGGCGTGGTCTCGGGCCTGGCCGAGCACGCGTACAACGCGCCCGCCGCCGCGGACTGA
- the parC gene encoding DNA topoisomerase IV subunit A translates to MTESVRPAFHGFEQLPLREFAERAYLDYSMYVVLDRALPFIGDGLKPVQRRIVYAMSELGLGASAKPKKSARTVGDVIGKYHPHGDSACYEALVLMAQPFSYRYPLIDGQGNFGSSDDPKSFAAMRYTESKLTPIAEMLLSELGHGTVDWTDNFDGTLEEPSWLPARLPHLLLNGTTGIAVGMATDVPPHNLGEIVSACVRLIDDPDASVRDLCEHVRGPDYPTSAEIITPASDLLQMYETGHGSVRARATFEKEHANIVITALPYQVSPSKVIEQIAAQMRAKKLPWLEDIRDESDHANPVRVVLVPRSNRVDAEQLMGHLFATTDLEKSYRVNLNVIGLDGKPQVKNLKALLSEWLQFRTDTVTRRLTHRLEKVERRLHLLDGLLIAFLNLDEVIRIIRTEDEPRAVLQARFGLSDEQVDYILETRLRQLARLEEMKIRGEQAELEAERDRLIATLASKAKLRKLIKDELLADAKKFGDARRSPLVVRGSAQALAETDLVPSEPVTIVVSEKGWVRAAKGHDVDPAGLSYREGDRLLAFARGRSTQQVAFLDSNGRSYSTIAHSLPSARGNGEPLTGRFSPAAGAAFQTIATGDNDSRFVVASSHGYGFVTRFENLTGRNKAGKAMLSLSPGAAVLQPAAVRDAQADRLVVVTSAGHLLAFPVAELPELDKGKGNKIIEIPKAKRGTEQVVALAVVSPGGALLVQSGARTMTLAFKDLDAYIGARASRGGLLPRGWQKVEGLSVE, encoded by the coding sequence ATGACCGAGTCCGTCCGCCCCGCCTTCCATGGCTTCGAGCAGCTGCCGCTGCGCGAATTCGCCGAGCGCGCCTACCTCGATTACTCGATGTACGTGGTGCTCGACCGTGCGCTGCCGTTCATCGGCGACGGCCTCAAGCCGGTCCAGCGCCGTATCGTCTACGCGATGAGCGAGCTGGGCCTGGGCGCGTCCGCCAAGCCCAAGAAGTCCGCCCGCACCGTCGGCGATGTGATCGGCAAGTACCACCCGCATGGCGACAGCGCCTGCTACGAGGCGTTGGTGCTGATGGCCCAGCCGTTCTCGTACCGCTATCCGCTGATCGACGGCCAGGGCAACTTCGGCTCCAGCGACGACCCCAAGTCGTTCGCGGCGATGCGCTACACCGAGTCCAAGCTGACTCCGATCGCCGAGATGCTGCTCTCCGAGCTCGGCCACGGCACGGTCGACTGGACCGACAATTTCGACGGCACGCTCGAGGAGCCCTCGTGGCTGCCGGCGCGGCTGCCGCATCTACTGCTCAACGGCACCACCGGCATCGCAGTCGGCATGGCCACCGACGTGCCGCCGCACAACCTGGGCGAGATCGTCAGCGCCTGCGTGCGCCTGATCGACGATCCCGACGCCAGCGTGCGTGACCTGTGCGAGCACGTGCGCGGGCCCGACTATCCGACCAGCGCCGAGATCATCACCCCGGCGTCCGACCTGCTGCAGATGTACGAGACCGGCCACGGCAGCGTGCGTGCCCGCGCGACGTTCGAGAAGGAACACGCGAACATCGTCATCACCGCCCTGCCCTACCAGGTCTCGCCGTCGAAGGTGATCGAGCAGATCGCCGCGCAGATGCGTGCCAAGAAGCTGCCGTGGCTGGAGGACATCCGCGACGAGTCCGACCACGCCAACCCGGTGCGCGTGGTGCTGGTGCCGCGCTCGAACCGGGTCGATGCCGAGCAGCTGATGGGTCACCTGTTCGCGACCACGGACCTGGAGAAGAGCTACCGGGTCAACCTCAACGTCATCGGGCTCGACGGCAAGCCGCAGGTCAAGAATCTGAAGGCGCTGCTGAGCGAATGGCTGCAGTTCCGCACCGACACCGTCACCCGCCGGCTCACCCATCGGCTGGAGAAGGTCGAGCGCCGCTTGCATCTGCTCGATGGCCTGTTGATCGCGTTCCTCAACCTTGACGAGGTGATCCGCATCATCCGCACCGAGGACGAGCCGCGCGCGGTGCTGCAGGCGCGCTTCGGCCTGAGCGACGAGCAGGTCGACTACATCCTCGAGACCCGCCTGCGCCAGTTGGCGCGGCTGGAGGAGATGAAGATCCGCGGCGAGCAGGCCGAGCTCGAGGCCGAACGCGATCGCCTGATCGCCACGCTCGCCAGCAAGGCCAAGCTGCGCAAGCTGATCAAGGACGAGTTGCTGGCCGACGCCAAGAAGTTTGGCGACGCCCGCCGTTCGCCGCTGGTCGTGCGCGGCAGTGCGCAGGCGCTGGCCGAGACCGACCTGGTGCCCAGCGAGCCGGTGACGATCGTCGTCAGCGAGAAGGGCTGGGTGCGCGCGGCCAAGGGGCACGATGTCGACCCGGCCGGGCTGTCGTACCGCGAGGGCGACCGCCTGCTGGCGTTCGCCCGCGGACGCAGCACCCAGCAGGTCGCATTCCTCGATTCGAATGGCCGCAGCTATTCGACGATCGCCCATTCGCTGCCGTCGGCGCGCGGCAACGGCGAGCCGTTGACCGGCCGCTTCTCGCCGGCCGCGGGCGCTGCGTTCCAGACGATCGCCACCGGCGACAACGACAGCCGCTTCGTCGTCGCGTCCTCGCACGGCTACGGCTTCGTGACTCGGTTCGAAAACCTCACCGGCCGCAACAAGGCCGGCAAGGCGATGCTCTCGCTCTCGCCGGGCGCGGCCGTGCTGCAGCCGGCGGCGGTCCGCGACGCCCAGGCCGATCGGCTGGTGGTGGTCACCAGCGCCGGTCACCTGCTCGCGTTCCCGGTCGCCGAGCTGCCGGAACTCGACAAGGGCAAAGGCAACAAGATCATCGAGATTCCCAAGGCCAAACGCGGCACCGAGCAGGTCGTCGCACTGGCCGTGGTGTCGCCGGGCGGCGCCCTGCTGGTGCAGTCGGGCGCGCGCACGATGACCCTGGCGTTCAAGGACCTCGATGCTTACATCGGCGCGCGCGCCAGCCGCGGCGGCCTGCTGCCGCGCGGCTGGCAGAAGGTCGAGGGCCTGTCGGTGGAGTGA